A genomic region of Gossypium hirsutum isolate 1008001.06 chromosome D01, Gossypium_hirsutum_v2.1, whole genome shotgun sequence contains the following coding sequences:
- the LOC121213584 gene encoding uncharacterized protein — MSKEVEGMETRGRARKASRSRDILSALEDRVVTLESSMGDIKERVEDVDDRLHDGLQSMQEQLKEYVTDNMKQLTGRDDAIEAMVVALKGEIAELKGELTIYEVALGNGGLAAAAPKPNIDVPKPKEFKGTSSARDVDNFLWGIEQYFCAKGITEDVTKFYPEYAEDEARARLRRLAQQGTVREYVQEFSELMLQISDMGEKEAFFSFMDGLKPWAKQELQRRGVQELTKAMSVAESLAEFGGRKDNSNSSKPRLKGNSGGDKERPTRNGDGKKPWDKRKSGPIRCFHCEGPHMIKDCPKKAALKAVEAKGESDVEDNNLGSILGGVEDRMSHGLMFVDIIVAGRKLNALVDTGASDLFMSEEAACKLGLKIDNEGGRIKTVNSESIPIKGVAKGVDLQLGNWSGKVSIKVIPLDDYDFVVRLSFLDQVKALIAPSSNYMVISDAKHQCMVKVTRKRSFEGKTLSAIQFAKGVRRNEVSYLATLKIEETAEFVSETPKEVGQLLQSFRDVMPAQLPKSLPPKREVDHRIELVSNVVPPARAPYRMSPPELEELQKHLKELLDAGFIRPSKSPYGAPVLFQKKHDGSLRMCIDYRALNKITVKNRYPIPLIADLFDQLGSTRWFTKLDLRSGYHQVRIVEGDEPKIACVTRYGSYEFLVMPFGLMNAPATFCTLMNKQVA; from the exons ATGTCAAAAGAAGTTGAGGgaatggagacccgtgggagggctaggaAAGCCAGTCGCTCAAGGGACATATTGTCAGCTTTAGAGGATCGCGTCGTCACTCTCGAGAGTTCAATGGGGGATATCAAGGAGAGGGTTGAAGATGTTGATGATAGGCTCCATGATGGACTGCAGTCCATGCAGGAGCAGCTTAAAGAGTATGTGACGGATAATATGAAACAGTTGACTGGTAGAGATGATGCCATTGAGGCTATGGTGGTGGCCTTGAAGGGAGAGATTGcggagctcaagggtgaactcacaatctacGAGGTTGCCTTGGGCAATGGTGGGTTAGCGGCTGCTGCACCCAAGCCCAATATTGATGTTCCCAAGCCCAAAGAGTTTAAGGGAACAAGTTCCGCAAGAGATGTGGACAACTTTTTGTGGGGAATCGAGCAATACTtctgtgccaaaggcatcacgGAGGATGTCACTAAG ttttacccagagtatGCCGAGGATGAGGCTCGGGCAAGGTTGCGTCGGCTTGCGCAACAAGGCACTGTGAGGGAGTATGTACAGGAGTTTAGCGAGCTTATGCTCCAAATCTCAGATATGGGGGAGAAAGAGGCGTTCTTTTCCTTTATGGACGGATTAAAACCGTGGGCAAAGCAAGAGTTGCAGCGCCGAGGAGTTCAAGAGCTCACCAAGGCTATGTCAGTAGCAGAATCACTTGCTGAATTTGGTGGGAGGAAAGACAATTCCAATTCTTCTAAACCCAGATTAAAGGGTAATAGTGGGGGAGATAAAGAAAGGCCCACTAGGAACGGCGATGGTAAGAAACCTTGGGACAAGAGAAAGAGTGGGCCTATAAGGTGCTTCCACTGTgagggtccacatatgatcaaggaCTGTCCAAAGAAGGCCGCTCTCAAGGCTGTGGAAGCAAAGGGGGAGTCCGATGTGGAGGATAACAACCTTGGATCGATACTAGGGGGTGTCGAAGATAGAATGAGCCATggtttgatgtttgtagacatcattgtGGCCGGCAGAAAATTGAATGCGCTCGTCGACACAGGCGCTTCTGATTTATTCATGTCTGAGGAGGCTGCTTGTAAACTAGGCCTCAAGATAGATAATGAAGGGGGTCGGATCAAAACAGTGAACTCGGAAAGTATTCCAATCAAGGGGGTTGCAAAGGGAGTGGATCTTCAGCTCGGCAATTGGTCAGGGAAGGtatccattaaggtaataccacttgatgactATGATTTTGTGGTGCGACTAAGCTTCCTTGATCAGGTTAAAGCTCTTATTGCCCCTTCGAGCAATTACATGGTGATTTCAGATGCGAAACATCAATGCATGGTGAAAGTGACAAGGAAGAGAAGCTTTGAGGGAAAAACACTATCAGCAATTCAGTTTGCTAAAGGTGTACGGAGAAATGAAGTCTCATATTTAGCCACCTTGAAGATCGAAGAGACCGCTGAGTTTGTTAGTGAGACCCCGAAAGAAGTGGGACAATTGCTACAATCATTTCGAGATGTAATGCCTGCTCAGTTGCCAAAAAGTTTGCCACCCaagagggaggtggaccacaGAATCGAGTTAGTATCCAATGTGGTGCCGCCAGCAAGGGCCCCCTATCGTATGTCTCCGCCAGAATTAGAAGAGTTGCAGAAACATTTGAAGGAACTTTTGGATGCGGGATTCATTAGACCATCTAAATCCCCATATGGTGCGCCAGTGTTGTTCCAAAAGAAACACGATGGGTCCttaagaatgtgcatcgattatcgagctCTAAACAAGATCACCGTGAAGAATAGGTATCCTATTCCTCTTATCGCAGATTTGTTCGACCAGCTTGGTAGTAcaagatggtttaccaagttagatttgagatcggggtaTCATCAAGTTCGGATAGTCGAGGGGGACGAACCAAAGATAGCTTGTGTGACACGGTACGGttcgtatgagttccttgtgatgcctttcggactcATGAATGCTCCAGCTACATtctgcaccctaatgaataag CAAGTCGCTTGA